One window of the Pan troglodytes isolate AG18354 chromosome 12, NHGRI_mPanTro3-v2.0_pri, whole genome shotgun sequence genome contains the following:
- the RNF103 gene encoding E3 ubiquitin-protein ligase RNF103 isoform X1, which yields MCVSVSMRMVVECHRGYLAHKVNFKSLVITMCCLFCCPLTFVRHSSTEATDEVAAPPLASPKELTVSTHFTHPPATSLPGGFVIANDRSPLVGKIHWEKMVKKVSRFGIRTGTFNCSSDPRYCRRRGWVRSTLIMSVPQTSTSKGKVMLKEYSGRKIEVEHIFKWITAHAASRIKTIYNAEHLKEEWNKSDQYWLKIYLFANLDQPPAFFSALSIKFTGRVEFIFVNVENWDNKSYMTDIGIYNMPSYILRTPEGIYRYGNHTGEFISLQAMDSFLRSLQPEVNDLFVLSLVLVNLMAWMDLFITQGATIKRFVVLISTLGTYNSLLIISWLPVLGFLQLPYLDSFYEYSLKLLRYSNTTTLASWVRADWMFYSSHPALFLSTYLGHGLLIDYFEKKRRRSNNNDEVNANNLEWLSSLWDWYTSYLFHPIASFQNFPVESDWDEDPDLFLERLAFPDLWLHPLIPTDYIKNLPMWRFKCLGVQSEEEMSEGSQDTENDSESENTDTLSSEKEVFEDKQSVLHNSPGTASHCDAEACSCANKYSQTSPYERKGGRSYGSYNTNEDMEPDWLTWPADMLRCTECVVCLENFENGCLLMGLPCGHVFHQNCIVMWLAGGRHCCPVCRWPSYKKKQPYAQHQPLSNDVPS from the exons atgtgtgtctcGGTAAGTATGAGGATGGTAGTGGAGTGTCACAGAGGTTATTTGGCACATAAAGTGAACTTCAAGTCACTTGTCATCACAATGTGCTGTCTCTTCTGCTGCCCTCTGACATTTGTTAGACATTCTAGCACAGAGGCCACAGATGAGGTGGCTGCACCACCTCTTGCGTCTCCCAAGGAGTTGACTGTCAGCACTCATTTTACACACCCACCTGCAACTTcacttcctggaggcttt GTCATAGCAAATGACAGAAGTCCCTTGGTGGGCAAAATTCACTGGGAGAAAATGGTTAAAAAGGTGTCAAGATTTGGAATACGTACAGGCACATTTAACTGTTCCAGTGATCCCAG ATATTGCAGGAGAAGAGGCTGGGTCCGATCCACACTCATTATGTCTGTTCCACAAACAAGTACTTCAAAAGGGAAAGTCATGCTTAAAGAATACAGTGGACGCAAGATTGAAGTAGAGcacatttttaaatggataaCTGCTCATGCAGCTTCTCGGATCAAAACCATTTATAATGCTGAACACTTGAAAGAAGAATGGAATAAAAGTGATCAGTATTGGTTAAAAATATACCTATTTGCAAACCTTGACCAGCCCCCAGCTTTCTTCTCTGCACTAAGTATAAAGTTTACTGGAAgagttgagtttatttttgttaatgtaGAAAATTGGGACAACAAGAGTTATATGACAGATATTGGCATATATAATATGCCATCATACATACTTAGAACTCCTGAAGGAATTTACAGATATGGAAACCACACAGGCGAATTTATATCCCTTCAGGCCATGGATTCATTTTTGCGCTCATTACAACCCGAGGTAAATGATCTGTTTGTTTTGAGCTTGGTTCTAGTTAATCTTATGGCTTGGATGGACTTATTTATTACACAAGGAGCTACCATAAAGCGATTTGTGGTTCTCATAAGCACTTTAGGGACATATAATTCTCTATTAATTATTTCCTGGCTACCTGTGTTGGGCTTTTTACAGCTACCTTACTTAGATAGCTTTTATGAATATAGCTTAAAATTGTTGAGATATTCCAATACAACCACACTGGCTTCATGGGTAAGGGCAGACTGGATGTTTTACTCTTCACACCCAGCCCTGTTTCTCAGTACATACCTTGGTCATGGTTTACTAATTGATTACTTTGAGAAGAAGAGAAGGCGCAGCAACAACAATGATGAAGTCAATGCCAATAACTTAGAATGGTTATCAAGTCTGTGGGACTGGTACACCAGCTACCTCTTCCACCCGATTGCTTCTTTTCAGAACTTTCCTGTAGAATCTGATTGGGACGAAGACCCTGACTTATTCTTGGAGCGCTTAGCTTTCCCTGACCTTTGGCTTCACCCTCTGATACCAACTGATTATATTAAAAACTTACCAATGTGGCGATTTAAATGTCTTGGAGTCCAGTCTGAAGAGGAAATGTCGGAGGGGTCTCAAGATACTGAAAATGACTCCGAAAGTGAGAACACAGACACTTTGAGTAGTGAGAAGGAAGTATTTGAAGATAAGCAAAGCGTACTTCACAATTCTCCAGGAACAGCGAGTCACTGTGATGCTGAGGCTTGTTCATGTGCCAATAAATATAGTCAGACCAGCCCATATGAAAGGAAGGGGGGGAGATCATATGGATCATATAACACTAATGAAGATATGGAACCTGATTGGTTGACTTGGCCTGCTGATATGCTGCGCTGTACTGAATGTGTTGTTTGCCTAGAGAATTTTGAAAATGGATGTTTGCTAATGGGGTTGCCTTGTGGTCATGTGTTTCATCAGAATTGCATTGTGATGTGGTTGGCTGGGGGCCGACATTGTTGCCCTGTTTGCCGGTGGCCTTCTTATAAAAAAAAGCAGCCATATGCACAACACCAGCCCTTGTCAAATGATGTCCCATCTTAA